A genomic region of Sander lucioperca isolate FBNREF2018 chromosome 6, SLUC_FBN_1.2, whole genome shotgun sequence contains the following coding sequences:
- the LOC116041733 gene encoding tripartite motif-containing protein 16-like isoform X1 has product MAELRIPGRMNRSRPQLIRNTTLADFERDTARRDAASEKRKHSEASKQALKRARSCTETRTSSGSTLCVRHSSPLDIYCCTDEQIICALCAQAEHSGHTIGSVREERRRKQEELKNMQTKSKQILQKQEKKWENMGKIQIQEEARETQDYCESVLAGVIDSLQRHYMSLRELIRGHEEEAAAQVEISLQTLQVKMQEMRKRYAELNRLTQTDSDVHFLQKWPSLRRLCEKEHLQLVHEVSEDPLLPFKFIERAVEQLGKQLEKFCDKEFASISQTADIGEQQESEGETEEDDMQQRWEASTSQSHGLSGVNTLTEQNVEPKTRAEFLEYACGLSLDPTTAHEDLVICEGNKVVSLSPLQYKSQAIRHPERFNHRRQVLCREGLQAERCYYEIEVEGDKAEIALAYKGMDRKSRTALSAFGGNAKSWSLDRSTNYSVSHRADSIQLTTYPSQRRLGVYLKFKEGTLSFYEVSDSMTFLYKIEAKFTEPLYPGFWLGEKCRIRICDLKQDRL; this is encoded by the exons ATGGCAGAGCTTCGCATCCCTGGGAGGATGAACCGCTCCAGACCACAGCTGATCAGGAACACAACTCTAGCTGACTTCGAGAGGGACACAGCGAGGCGTGATGCTGCCAGTGAGAAGAGGAAGCATTCAGAAGCGTCAAAGCAGGCCCTGAAGAGAGCCCGAAGCTGTACTGAAACACGAACATCATCAGGAAGCACTTTGTGTGTGAGGCACAGCAGCCCTCTGGATATTTACTGCTGCACGGACGAGCAGATCATATGTGCATTGTGTGCTCAAGCTGAGCACAGTGGACACACCATAGGGTCGGtgagggaggaaaggaggaggaaaCAG GAGGAGctgaagaacatgcaaacaaaaTCCAAGCAGATTCTCcagaaacaagaaaagaaatggGAGAACATGGGGAAGATTCAGATTCAG GAGGAAGCAAGAGAAACACAGGACTACTGTGAGAGCGTCTTGGCCGGCGTCATTGACTCCCTCCAGagacattacatgtcattgaGGGAGCTGATCAGAGGTCACGAGGAGGAGGCAGCAGCTCAGGTTGAGATCTCCCTACAGACCCTGCAGGTGAAGATGCAGGAAATGAGGAAGAGATATGCTGAGCTGAATCGTCTGACACAGACCGACAGCGATGTCCATTTCTTGCAG AAATGGCCCTCCCTGCGGCGCCTCTGTGAAAAAGAACATCTCCAGCTTGTCCACGAGGTCTCAGAGGATCCACTCCTCCCCTTTAAGTTTATAGAGAGAGCTGTCGAACAGCTTGGGAAGCAACTGGAGAAATTTTGCGACAAAGAATTTGCCTCAATCTCTCAAACTG CTGACATTGGAGAGCAGCAGGAATcagaaggagagacagaggaggacgacatgcagcaaagatgGGAAGCCAGTACCTCACAGTCCCATG GTCTCTCTGGAGTTAACACTCTGACTGAACAGAACGTGGAGCCTAAAACCAGAGCAGAGTTCCTGGAGT ATGCATGTGGCCTCAGCCTGGACCCCACAACAGCTCATGAGGACCTGGTTATTTGTGAGGGAAACAAAGTGGTGAGTCTGAGCCCTCTCCAATATAAGAGCCAAGCTATTCGTCACCCGGAGAGGTTCAACCACCGACGGCAGGTGCTGTGCAGAGAGGGACTGCAGGCAGAGCGCTGCTACTATGAGATAGAGGTGGAAGGAGACAAGGCTGAGATCGCCCTCGCCTACAAAGGAATGGACAGGAAATCTCGCACTGCATTGTCAGCTTTTGGGGGCAATGCAAAATCCTGGAGTCTTGATCGCTCCACAAACTATTCTGTAAGCCACAGAGCTGACAGCATTCAACTGACAACATACCCCAGTCAGCGCAGGCTTGGTGTTTATCTGAAGTTTAAGGAGGGAACTCTGTCATTCTACGAGGTGTCAGACAGTATGACGTTTCTTTACAAGATTGAAGCTAAATTCACAGAGCCTCTGTATCCAGGTTTCTGGCTTGGAGAGAAATGTCGCATCAGGATCTGTGATTTGAAACAGGACAGACTGTGA
- the LOC116041733 gene encoding tripartite motif-containing protein 16-like isoform X2, protein MAELRIPGRMNRSRPQLIRNTTLADFERDTARRDAASEKRKHSEASKQALKRARSCTETRTSSGSTLCVRHSSPLDIYCCTDEQIICALCAQAEHSGHTIGSVREERRRKQEELKNMQTKSKQILQKQEKKWENMGKIQIQEEARETQDYCESVLAGVIDSLQRHYMSLRELIRGHEEEAAAQVEISLQTLQVKMQEMRKRYAELNRLTQTDSDVHFLQKWPSLRRLCEKEHLQLVHEVSEDPLLPFKFIERAVEQLGKQLEKFCDKEFASISQTGLSGVNTLTEQNVEPKTRAEFLEYACGLSLDPTTAHEDLVICEGNKVVSLSPLQYKSQAIRHPERFNHRRQVLCREGLQAERCYYEIEVEGDKAEIALAYKGMDRKSRTALSAFGGNAKSWSLDRSTNYSVSHRADSIQLTTYPSQRRLGVYLKFKEGTLSFYEVSDSMTFLYKIEAKFTEPLYPGFWLGEKCRIRICDLKQDRL, encoded by the exons ATGGCAGAGCTTCGCATCCCTGGGAGGATGAACCGCTCCAGACCACAGCTGATCAGGAACACAACTCTAGCTGACTTCGAGAGGGACACAGCGAGGCGTGATGCTGCCAGTGAGAAGAGGAAGCATTCAGAAGCGTCAAAGCAGGCCCTGAAGAGAGCCCGAAGCTGTACTGAAACACGAACATCATCAGGAAGCACTTTGTGTGTGAGGCACAGCAGCCCTCTGGATATTTACTGCTGCACGGACGAGCAGATCATATGTGCATTGTGTGCTCAAGCTGAGCACAGTGGACACACCATAGGGTCGGtgagggaggaaaggaggaggaaaCAG GAGGAGctgaagaacatgcaaacaaaaTCCAAGCAGATTCTCcagaaacaagaaaagaaatggGAGAACATGGGGAAGATTCAGATTCAG GAGGAAGCAAGAGAAACACAGGACTACTGTGAGAGCGTCTTGGCCGGCGTCATTGACTCCCTCCAGagacattacatgtcattgaGGGAGCTGATCAGAGGTCACGAGGAGGAGGCAGCAGCTCAGGTTGAGATCTCCCTACAGACCCTGCAGGTGAAGATGCAGGAAATGAGGAAGAGATATGCTGAGCTGAATCGTCTGACACAGACCGACAGCGATGTCCATTTCTTGCAG AAATGGCCCTCCCTGCGGCGCCTCTGTGAAAAAGAACATCTCCAGCTTGTCCACGAGGTCTCAGAGGATCCACTCCTCCCCTTTAAGTTTATAGAGAGAGCTGTCGAACAGCTTGGGAAGCAACTGGAGAAATTTTGCGACAAAGAATTTGCCTCAATCTCTCAAACTG GTCTCTCTGGAGTTAACACTCTGACTGAACAGAACGTGGAGCCTAAAACCAGAGCAGAGTTCCTGGAGT ATGCATGTGGCCTCAGCCTGGACCCCACAACAGCTCATGAGGACCTGGTTATTTGTGAGGGAAACAAAGTGGTGAGTCTGAGCCCTCTCCAATATAAGAGCCAAGCTATTCGTCACCCGGAGAGGTTCAACCACCGACGGCAGGTGCTGTGCAGAGAGGGACTGCAGGCAGAGCGCTGCTACTATGAGATAGAGGTGGAAGGAGACAAGGCTGAGATCGCCCTCGCCTACAAAGGAATGGACAGGAAATCTCGCACTGCATTGTCAGCTTTTGGGGGCAATGCAAAATCCTGGAGTCTTGATCGCTCCACAAACTATTCTGTAAGCCACAGAGCTGACAGCATTCAACTGACAACATACCCCAGTCAGCGCAGGCTTGGTGTTTATCTGAAGTTTAAGGAGGGAACTCTGTCATTCTACGAGGTGTCAGACAGTATGACGTTTCTTTACAAGATTGAAGCTAAATTCACAGAGCCTCTGTATCCAGGTTTCTGGCTTGGAGAGAAATGTCGCATCAGGATCTGTGATTTGAAACAGGACAGACTGTGA
- the strip1 gene encoding striatin-interacting protein 1 homolog has product MDVGGNSGLPVNNKPRAMLPNKSRVEFTRNPRKDSEGLSESPDLEFEYADTDKWAAELSELYSYTEGPEFALNRKCFEVEFRTHVCDRKWTELDAAQHRAHAMRLLDGLEVIARDKRLKAARAILYMSQGTFSECSSEAEVQYWMRYNIFLLLDVGTFSALVELLNMEIDNSAACSSAVRKPAISLADSTDLRVLLNIMYLMVETIQQDDPADKPEWKIIRETFRAELGSPLFNNEPMSVMLFGMVTKFCSGHAPHFPMKKVLLLLWKSILFTLGGFEQLQSIKVHKRVELGLAPLPEDSIRVIRSMRAASPPASASDLIEQQQKRARREHKALIKQDNLDAFNEKDPYKADDSREDEDDNDDNDNSIEAETFPLERDEVMPPPIPHPPSDRVSLPKGLPWAPKVREKDIENFLESSRSKFIGYTLGNDTNTVVGLPRPIHESIKTLKQHKYVSIAEIQIAKEEEFQKTPLSGGEEEVEMSSIELLYQGILPSLPQYMIALLKILLAAAPTSKAKTDSINILADVLPEEMPTTVLQSMKLGVDVNRHKEIIVKAISAILLLLLKHFKLNHIYQFEYMAQHLVFANCIPLILKFFNQNIMSYITAKNSISVLDFPHCVVHELPELTAESLEAGDNNQFCWRNLFSCINLLRILNKLTKWKHSRTMMLVVFKSAPILKRALKVKQAMMQLYVLKLLKVQTKYLGRQWRKSNMKTMSAIYQKVRHRLNDDWAYGNDLDARPWDFQAEECALRANIERFNSRRYDKSHSNPDFLPVDNCLQSVLGQRVDLPEDFQMNYDLWLEREVFSKPISWEELLQ; this is encoded by the exons ATGGACGTCGGTGGGAACAGTGGGCTTCCTGTAAACAATAAACCGAGAGCTATGTTGCCTAACAAAAGCAGGGTCGAATTTACCCGAAACCCAAGAAAAGATTCAGAG GGGCTGTCGGAGTCTCCAGACCTCGAGTTTGAATATGCTGATACAGACAAGTGGGCTGCAGAGCTGTCAG AGCTCTACAGTTATACTGAAGGACCAGAGTTTGCTCTCAATAGGAAGTGCTTTGAGGTCGAATTCAGAACACATG TTTGTGATAGGAAGTGGACGGAGCTTGATGCAGCTCAGCACAGAGCTCATGCCATGCGCCTCTTGGATGGTCTGGAGGTGATAGCCCGGGACAAGAGGCTGAAGGCTGCCAGAGCCATTCTTTACATGTCTCAGG GAACCTTTTCAGAGTGCAGCTCTGAGGCTGAGGTGCAGTACTGGATGAGATACAACATCTTTCTGCTGCTGGATGTGGGGACCTTCTCTGCTCTGGTGGAGCTGCTCAACATGGAAATTGA CAACAGTGCTGCCTGTAGTAGTGCTGTCAGGAAACCAGCCATCTCCCTTGCTGACAGCACAGATCTCAGAGTGCTGCTCAACATAATGTACCTGATGGTGGAAACGATACAACAGGATGACCCAGCCGACAAGCCTGAATGGAAAATCATCAGAGAAACCTTCAGAGCAGAACTGG GGTCTCCTCTGTTCAACAACGAGCCGATGTCCGTCATGCTCTTCGGTATGGTTACCAAGTTCTGCAGTGGTCATGCCCCTCACTTCCCAATGAAGAaggtgttgttgctgttgtggaAGAGCATACTG TTCACACTCGGAGGGTTTGAGCAGCTCCAAAGCATAAAGGTTCATAAGCGTGTGGAGCTGGGTCTCGCCCCTCTCCCAGAGGACAGCATTCGAGTCATTCGCAGTATGAGGGCCGCTTCTCCTCCTGCGTCTGCATCCGACCTCATAGAGCAGCAGCAGAAACGGGCGCGCCGCGAACACAAG GCGTTGATCAAACAGGACAACCTTGACGCATTCAACGAAAAGGATCCTTACAAGGCTGACGACTCTCGTGAGGATGAGGACGACAACGATGACAATGACAACTCTATAGAGGCAGAAACGTTCCCTCTAGAGAGGGACGAGGTGATGCCTCCGCCTATTCCTCACCCTCCATCAGATAGGGTGTCCTTACCCAAAGGACTGCCGTGGGCTCCTAAAGTCAG GGAAAAGGACATTGAAAATTTCCTGGAATCAAGTAGAAGTAAATTCATTGGTTACACACTTGGAAA TGATACAAATACAGTTGTTGGCTTGCCTAGGCCAATTCATGAGAGCATAAAGACCTTAAAGCAG CACAAGTACGTCTCCATTGCTGAGATACAGATTGCAAAGGAGGAGGAGTTTCAGAAAACCCCTCTGTCTGGG gGTGAAGAGGAGGTGGAGATGTCCTCCATTGAGCTGCTCTATCAGGGAATTCTTCCCAGTTTGCCTCAATACATG ATCGCTCTGCTGAAGATCCTGCTCGCAGCAGCTCCAACTTCCAAAGCCAAGACAGACTCCATCAACATCCTGGCAGACGTACTGCCGGAGGAGATGCC GACCACAGTGTTGCAAAGCATGAAACTTGGTGTTGATGTCAATCGACACAAAGAGATCATCGTGAAGGCTATCTCTgccatcctgctgctgcttctaAAACACTTCAAACTTAACCACATCTACCAG TTTGAGTACATGGCTCAACACCTGGTGTTTGCCAACTGCATCCCCCTCATTCTGAAGTTCTTTAACCAGAACATCATGTCTTACATCACCGCTAAAAACAG CATTTCAGTACTTGACTTTCCTCATTGTGTGGTGCATGAGCTCCCGGAGTTAACTGCAGAGAGTTTG GAAGCAGGAGACAACAATCAGTTTTGCTGGAGGAATCTGTTCTCTTGTATTAACCTTCTGAGGATCCTCAACAAACTAACCAAGTGGAAGCACTCCAGAACAATG ATGCTAGTGGTGTTTAAGTCCGCTCCCATCCTGAAGAGGGCGCTGAAGGTCAAACAGGCCATGATGCAGCTGTACGTCCTCAAGCTGCTTAAAGTGCAGACCAAATACCTGGGACGTCAGTGGAGGAAGAGCAACATGAAGACCATGTCTGCCATCTACCAAAAGGTCCGACATCGGCTCAACGACGACTGGGCCTACGGGAACG ATCTGGATGCTCGTCCCTGGGACTTCCAGGCCGAGGAGTGTGCTCTGCGGGCCAACATCGAGCGCTTCAATAGTCGACGCTACGACAAGAGCCACAGCAACCCGGACTTCCTCCCTGTGGACAACTGTCTGCAAAGTGTCCTGGGACAGCGGGTGGACCTGCCCGAGGACTTCCAAATGAATTACGACCTTTGGCTGGAGCGGGAGGTCTTCTCCAAACCTATTTCCTGGGAAGAACTGCTACAGTGA